The following DNA comes from Chitinophaga nivalis.
AAAGGATGATCAGAAAGGGGGCGATATTCCCGGTCAGGAAATACTGCAGCAACTGGAAGTGTTTTCCAATAAGAGCAGTGTAGACAATGAAGTGGAAATACTAAAGTCCCGCACCTTAATGGAAAAAGTGGTGCGTAACCTGCAACTGTATACCACCATTTTTGTGGAAGGACGCATCAAGGAAACCGAACAATTCGGTAACCTGCCTTTTGCTGTACAATGGATCTACCTGAAAGATTCCCTCAACAGGGCAACATATACCTTTGAACCTGCCGGCACGGAACAATTCCGGGTTTCCGGCGCCAAGGTGTCTAAAACCGCTGCCTGGAATGATACGGTAAGCCTGCCGGAAGGCCTCGTGAAATTTACAAAAACAGGACTGCCTTTCAGCAAACCAGCCTATCTCATCAAAATTGCCGCCGTAGATGAAACCGTGGCCAACTACCAGAAACTGGTGGATGTACGCATTCCGAACAAACAGGTAAGTACCATCGATCTCAGCTTGTCGGCCAAAATACCAGAGAAAGGAGAACAGGTGCTCAACGACCTGCTGGATACCTACCTGCGTGCCAGCGTAGAAGACCGCAACCGTATTGCCGACAGCACCATCGCCTTCATCGATAACCGCCTCGTGATCGTTACGCAGGAATTATCCGGCGTGGAAAAAAATATCCAGCAGTTCAAACAACAGAATGAACTGGCTGATCTGGAATCACAGTCTAAACTGCTGATTGAAGGTACCGGCGATTCCAAAAAACGACTGATGGAGCAACAGGTACAACTGAATGTGGTACAGTCGCTCGAAGAATATATCCGCGATGCGGAAAACAGCAAACGGGTAGTGCCTTCCTCGCTGCTGGTGCAAGACCCTACGTTCGTTGGGCTGGTGCAGAAATATAATACCCTGCAACTGGAACGGGAACGCCTGCTGTTATCCAGCACCCTGAGCAATCCGGTGGTCGTAAACCTGGATCAGCAACTGGCTGGTATCCGCAATGACCTGGTCAGCAACCTGGCTTCTCTCAAAAGAGGCGTACAGATCGGCATCAGTGAGCTGCAACGTAATGCCAGCTCCCTCAATCAGAAGATCAGGGAAGTACCCGGCAAGGAAAGGGTATTCCTGGATATCTCGCGCCAGCAGGCCATCAAACAGGAACTGTACCTGTTTCTGCTGAAAAAGCGGGAAGAATCTGCCATCAGCAAATCGTCCAATCTGGCGATTGCCCGCATCATTGATGCCGGTAAAAGCGATGCGAAACCCTTTTCTCCGAAACGTTCCCTCATCCTGTTACTGGGCCTGATACTGGGCATTGCTTTCCCGGCTTCCTGGCTGTACCTGCGGGAACTGCTGAGCAAACGCGTACTGAACAAGTTTGACATCACCAATAATAATCCGGTACCCGTACTGGGAGAAATCGGCCATAGTGCAGATAACCTCCTCATCACCCAAACGGATGCACGTAATGTAGTAGCGGAACAGTTCCGGGCACTGAGAACCAATTTGCAGTTTGTGCTGTCCGATAGCGGCAGTAAGGTGATTATCACCACTTCCAGCATGAGTGGGGAAGGAAAGTCTTTCGTAGCTACCAACCTGGCAGCTATCCTGGCGTTGTCCGGCAAAAAGGTAGTACTGATGGAGCTGGATCTGAGAAAGCCTAAGATCTCTGATAAACTGGGGCTTGCCAACCACGAAGGGTTTAGCACCTACGCCATCGGCAAAACCTCCATCGACGCACTGATCAAACCTTCCGGCATACACGAAAACTGCTGGCTGATCAGCTCCGGACCTATACCGCCGAATCCGACCGAACTGTTTTTACTCGAACGCACAGCCACCCTGTTCCATGAACTGAACAGCCGTTTCGATTATATCATTATTGATACGGCGCCTATCGGACTGGTAACAGATGCCCAGGTGCTGGCCCGTTTTGCGGATGCAACCCTGTACCTCGTACGTCAGGGCGTTACGTTCAAACAACAGCTGCAGCTGCCGAAAGAACTGTACCTGCAGCGGAAACTGCCTAAAATGAACATCGTAATCAATGATGTGAATACCAAAGGCGGTTATGGTTACGGCTACGGATATGGCTATGGTTACGGTTATAATGAACCCAAACGCAAAAGTGTATTACCCGGCCTGAAAAAAAGAGCGCTTACCCGTCAATAAAACAACTGTCAGATAAGCCAACAACAAACATCTCTGTATTATTAAAAATATCAGTAAAAAGAAAGATCATTTGATTTATGACTAAAATCAGTACCAGCGTAGAGAATATCCATATTGCAGTTATCGGATTGGGTTATGTAGGCCTGCCACTGGCCGTAGAGTTTGGAAAAAAATATGACGTACTCGGATTTGATATCAACAAAGAACGGGTAAAAGAACTGGCAGGAGGAACAGACCGTACAAAAGAAGCCAGCCTGGAAGATCTGGCCCATGTCATCAAGCTGAAAGCAGAAAATAAATCAGGTAAAGGACTGGGTTTTTCTCATCAGACAGAAGACCTGAAAAAATATAATGTATTCATCGTAACCGTACCTACCCCCATTGATACGTTCAAGGCGCCGGACCTGCGTCCGTTGCTGAAAGCATCCGAGATGCTGGGTGGCGTACTGAAAAAAGGAGATATCGTGATCTACGAATCTACGGTATATCCGGGTTGTACGGAAGAAGACTGTGTACCGGTATTGGAAAAATCATCCGGACTGCGGTTTAACAAAGACTTTTTTGTGGGCTATTCTCCGGAACGTATCAACCCCGGTGATAAAGTAAATACCCTGACTAAAATCCGGAAAGTAACCAGTGGTTCTACGCCGGAGATAGCTGATAAAGTGGATGCGTTGTATGGTTCCATTATTGAAGCAGGTACGCACAAAGCGCCCAGCCTGAAAGTAGCGGAAGCTTCCAAGGCCATTGAAAATGCCCAGCGGGATGTGAACATTTCATTTGTAAATGAACTGGCACTGATTTTTGACCGCATCGGTATTGATACGCAGGATGTCATTGAAGCTGCAGGCACAAAATGGAACTTTCTGAAATACAAACCAGGATTGGTAGGTGGTCACTGCATCGGTGTAGACCCTTACTACCTGGCACACAAAGCAGAGTCGCTGGGATATCATCCGCAGGTAATCTTATCCGGCCGTCGGGTCAATGATCATATCGGTCATTTTGTGGCCAATAAGGTGGTAAAACTGATGATTGCGAAAGACCACAAAATCAAAGGTTCCCGTACCCTCATCATGGGCATCACCTTCAAGGAAAACTGTCCGGATGTACGTAATACCCGGGTGGTCGATATCTACCATGAGCTGACCCAGTTTGGGCTGGAAGTAGATATCTATGATCCATGGGCAGATCCGCACGAAGTGAAAGAAGAGTATGGCGTGGATATCATCAACAGCCTCGATAAAGGCGGGGTGTATGATGCCATTGTCGTGGCCGTGGCGCACAATGAGTTCCTGAATTTTGATTACCAGAAATATAAGCGTAACAACGGTGTCATCTTCGATACAAAAGCATGCCTCGACCGGAACCTGGTAGATGGCAGGTTATAGCAAACGATAGTAAAACACGATGACCGTATTTTTTATTAACTCAGATTTGATTGATGTCAAGGAAAGGGATTAGCTATGAAATGTCGCTGAACTTAGGGACTAATTTTCTGGCGTTGCTGTTAAATATTTTATTGGGACTGGTGGTAGTGCCTTTCTACATTTCCAAGATAGGCGTAGATGGATATGGTTTAATAGCATTGGCCACTTCTTTCAGTTCCTACCTGTCTATTATTACGATTGCCATCGACGCTGCTGTAGGCAGGAATTTTACCCTGGCGATGCGGAAAGAAGACCACCAGTCGTCCAGTGCCATTTATTCATCTTCCATCATTGCGGCCAGCGTGCTGATTCTGGGGCTGCTGCCGCTCATTGGTTATTTTTTATACCGGATAGATGATTTTATCAGTTATCAGGGCTATACGGTACCAGAGATCAGATGGGTGTTTTTATCGATCATCACCTCTTTTATACTCACGTTTATCAGAGGACTTTTTCTGGTGCCGGCATTTGCTTCCAATAAGATTTATATACAGCGCATTATTGCGATCCTGGATATTGTAGTAAGAACGGCGCTGATATTTTTATTACTGAATGCATCTGTACAACTGGGCATGATCGGATGGGCTTTTTTTGCGGCCTCTTTGTTATCCTTTGTGGTGGCCCTGGTGTGGATCTGGCGTAAGTTCCCTTTCCTGAAACTGAAAGCGGCGCATTACGATAAAAGTATTGTACAGTATGTGGCCTCCATGAGTTTCTGGCTCATCATTAACCAGATCGGGACGCTGCTGTTCATCAATATTGATATCATCCTGCTGAACTATTATTATGGCGCCACCGCCACAGGAGAGTTCAGCACGGTAGCCCAGTGGCACACGTTGTTACGGGCATTTGCAGGCGTTTTTGTGGCCATCTTCACGCCGGTGGTATACAAGTATTACGCGGATAATGATTTCAGCAACCTGCTGAAATTCTCGCGTTATACCGTGGTGGCGATGGGCGTTGTGCTGGCTATACCCATCGGGATTATCGTCGGCTATGCCGATATCATCCTGCGGTTGTGGGTAGGAGAGCAGTTTGTACGTTTTTATCCGTTGATGATATTGCTGACCGGACATTT
Coding sequences within:
- a CDS encoding oligosaccharide flippase family protein; amino-acid sequence: MSRKGISYEMSLNLGTNFLALLLNILLGLVVVPFYISKIGVDGYGLIALATSFSSYLSIITIAIDAAVGRNFTLAMRKEDHQSSSAIYSSSIIAASVLILGLLPLIGYFLYRIDDFISYQGYTVPEIRWVFLSIITSFILTFIRGLFLVPAFASNKIYIQRIIAILDIVVRTALIFLLLNASVQLGMIGWAFFAASLLSFVVALVWIWRKFPFLKLKAAHYDKSIVQYVASMSFWLIINQIGTLLFINIDIILLNYYYGATATGEFSTVAQWHTLLRAFAGVFVAIFTPVVYKYYADNDFSNLLKFSRYTVVAMGVVLAIPIGIIVGYADIILRLWVGEQFVRFYPLMILLTGHLIFNLSVLPILSINSVYNKVKIPGITSFLCGILNLVLGVLIIRFFDLGIYSVAIASAVLLTLKNLVFSPTYAARILNQSNWFYYPSILRGCALFVWVLLVSWCCRHLQTPGSWAGLFVSAVIIGGCSIPFAWFVTLNKEQRVLIGKIIRRR
- a CDS encoding GumC family protein: MPEYIFTKNATHLNGNGMHDHKPETVTVGGTTTPNYILDRFISNWYLFLIFVIAGVFTAWLYLRYTTPVYKVNAKILVKDDQKGGDIPGQEILQQLEVFSNKSSVDNEVEILKSRTLMEKVVRNLQLYTTIFVEGRIKETEQFGNLPFAVQWIYLKDSLNRATYTFEPAGTEQFRVSGAKVSKTAAWNDTVSLPEGLVKFTKTGLPFSKPAYLIKIAAVDETVANYQKLVDVRIPNKQVSTIDLSLSAKIPEKGEQVLNDLLDTYLRASVEDRNRIADSTIAFIDNRLVIVTQELSGVEKNIQQFKQQNELADLESQSKLLIEGTGDSKKRLMEQQVQLNVVQSLEEYIRDAENSKRVVPSSLLVQDPTFVGLVQKYNTLQLERERLLLSSTLSNPVVVNLDQQLAGIRNDLVSNLASLKRGVQIGISELQRNASSLNQKIREVPGKERVFLDISRQQAIKQELYLFLLKKREESAISKSSNLAIARIIDAGKSDAKPFSPKRSLILLLGLILGIAFPASWLYLRELLSKRVLNKFDITNNNPVPVLGEIGHSADNLLITQTDARNVVAEQFRALRTNLQFVLSDSGSKVIITTSSMSGEGKSFVATNLAAILALSGKKVVLMELDLRKPKISDKLGLANHEGFSTYAIGKTSIDALIKPSGIHENCWLISSGPIPPNPTELFLLERTATLFHELNSRFDYIIIDTAPIGLVTDAQVLARFADATLYLVRQGVTFKQQLQLPKELYLQRKLPKMNIVINDVNTKGGYGYGYGYGYGYGYNEPKRKSVLPGLKKRALTRQ
- a CDS encoding nucleotide sugar dehydrogenase, whose product is MTKISTSVENIHIAVIGLGYVGLPLAVEFGKKYDVLGFDINKERVKELAGGTDRTKEASLEDLAHVIKLKAENKSGKGLGFSHQTEDLKKYNVFIVTVPTPIDTFKAPDLRPLLKASEMLGGVLKKGDIVIYESTVYPGCTEEDCVPVLEKSSGLRFNKDFFVGYSPERINPGDKVNTLTKIRKVTSGSTPEIADKVDALYGSIIEAGTHKAPSLKVAEASKAIENAQRDVNISFVNELALIFDRIGIDTQDVIEAAGTKWNFLKYKPGLVGGHCIGVDPYYLAHKAESLGYHPQVILSGRRVNDHIGHFVANKVVKLMIAKDHKIKGSRTLIMGITFKENCPDVRNTRVVDIYHELTQFGLEVDIYDPWADPHEVKEEYGVDIINSLDKGGVYDAIVVAVAHNEFLNFDYQKYKRNNGVIFDTKACLDRNLVDGRL